The genomic window GCTACGCGACCCACATATTCCGGTGCCCATGCCAGCAGCTCCAGTGCCCACAGCAAATTGGCATGCAAGCATGCTCCGTGATCGCCTTCCTCTTCAAATAGATCGCATACCTGCGCCGCCGCGGCGCGCGGACAGCTCGAGCCCGTCGGCGCGCCACTCGATGCGCTCGAGGCCGGCGGCCTCGCCCGCCAGGCGCAGCCGCGCGACCCAGAGCAGGTTGCGCGCCGCCTCGGGAAGCGGGCCGTAGCGCTCGCGCAGTTCGGCCGCGGTGTCGTCGAGCGCCGCGGGGTCGGCCGCGGCCGCGATCCGCTTGTAGAGGTCGAGCCGCTGGGGCGTTTCCGCGACGTAGCCCGGCGGGAGCACGGTCGGCAGGGCGACCGCGACCGCGGTCGGATGCCGCTCCGGCGCCGCCTCGCCCTGCAGCTCGCGGATCGTGTCGCGCAGCAGCTGCGCATAGAGCTCGAAGCCGAGCGCCGCGATGTGCCCCGACTGCTCGTAGCCGACGATGTTCCCCGCGCCGCGGATCTCCAGGTCGTAGAGCGCGATCTGGAAGCCGGCGCCGAGGTGGGAGTACTCGCGCAGCACCTCGATGCGCCGGCGCGCGGTCGGCGAGAGGGCCTCCTCGCCGGGGACGAGCAGGTAGGCGAACGCGCGGTGGCGCGAGCGGCCGATGCGCCCGCGCAGCTGGTAGAGCTCCGCGAGGCCGAAGGCGTCGGCGCGGCTGACGAGCATCGTGTTGGCGTTGGGGATGTCGAGCCCCGACTCGACGATCGAGGTCGAGACGAGCACATCGACCCGCCCCTCGCGGAAGGCCGTCATGACAGCGGCCAGCTCGCGCTCGGCCATCTGCCCGTGCGCGACGCCGATGCGCGCCTCGGGCACGAGGCGCCCGAGCCAGTCGGCGATGCGGAAGATGCTGCGCACGCGGTTGTGGACGAAGAAGACCTGTCCGCCGCGGGCCAGCTCGCGGCGCACCGCCTCGGCGACGAGGGCCGGCTCGAAGCGCGCGATCGTCGTCTGGATGGCCAGGCGGTTCTCCGGCGGCGTCGCGACCAGCGAGAGCTCGCGCAGCCCCGAGAGCGCCAGGTGCAGCGTGCGCGGGATCGGCGTCGCGGTCAGGGTCAGCACGTCGACGTGGGCGCGCAGTCGCTTGAGCGCCTCCTTGTGGCGCACGCCGAAGCGCTGCTCCTCGTCGACGATGAGCAGCCCGAGGTCGGGGAAGGTCACGTCCGTGCCGAGGATGCGGTGGGTGCCGATGAGGATGTCGACCTCGCCGGCGGCCAGCGCCGCCAGCACGCGGCGCTGCTCCTTCGGCGTCACGAAGCGGCTGAGGTGCGCGACGCGGGCGGGCCACGGGGCGAAGCGCTCGGAGAAGGTCGTGAAGTGCTGCTGGGCGAGCACCGTGGTCGGGGCGAACAGCGCCACCTGCTTGCCGTCCTGGATCGCCTTGAAGGCCGCGCGCATCGCGACCTCGGTCTTGCCGTAGCCGACGTCCCCGCAGACGAGCCGGTCCATCGGGTGCGGGCGCTCCATGTCCGCCTTGGTCTCCTCGGCCGCCCGCAGCTGATCCTTCGTCGGCGCGTACTCGAAGGCCATCTCGAACTCCGCCTGCCACGGGGTGTCGGCGGCGAACGCGTGCCCCGGCGCGTGGCGGCGCAGCGCGGCCAGCTCGAGCAGCTCGCGCGCCATGCCGAGGATCGCCTTCTTGGCGCGCTTCTTCGTCGTCGCCCAGCCGCGGCCGCCGAGCCGGTCCAGCGGCGGGCGCGCCCCCTCGGCCGCGATGTAGCGCTGCAGCCGGTCGAGCGCGCTGACCGGGACGTAGAGCTTCGCGTCGTCCTGGTAGAGCAGGAGCACGAACTCGTCCTCGCCGTCCCCCGCGGGCAGCCGCACGAGCCCGCCGAAACGGCCGATGCCGTAGTCGACGTGGACCAGCAGGTCGCCGGGGCGCAGCAGCGCGAAGTCCGGCACCAGCCCGCCCCGAGGCGCCGGCTCGGCCGCGGGGGCGCGCGCGCGCGTGCCGAAGAGGTCGTCCTC from bacterium includes these protein-coding regions:
- the mfd gene encoding transcription-repair coupling factor, with product EDDLFGTRARAPAAEPAPRGGLVPDFALLRPGDLLVHVDYGIGRFGGLVRLPAGDGEDEFVLLLYQDDAKLYVPVSALDRLQRYIAAEGARPPLDRLGGRGWATTKKRAKKAILGMARELLELAALRRHAPGHAFAADTPWQAEFEMAFEYAPTKDQLRAAEETKADMERPHPMDRLVCGDVGYGKTEVAMRAAFKAIQDGKQVALFAPTTVLAQQHFTTFSERFAPWPARVAHLSRFVTPKEQRRVLAALAAGEVDILIGTHRILGTDVTFPDLGLLIVDEEQRFGVRHKEALKRLRAHVDVLTLTATPIPRTLHLALSGLRELSLVATPPENRLAIQTTIARFEPALVAEAVRRELARGGQVFFVHNRVRSIFRIADWLGRLVPEARIGVAHGQMAERELAAVMTAFREGRVDVLVSTSIVESGLDIPNANTMLVSRADAFGLAELYQLRGRIGRSRHRAFAYLLVPGEEALSPTARRRIEVLREYSHLGAGFQIALYDLEIRGAGNIVGYEQSGHIAALGFELYAQLLRDTIRELQGEAAPERHPTAVAVALPTVLPPGYVAETPQRLDLYKRIAAAADPAALDDTAAELRERYGPLPEAARNLLWVARLRLAGEAAGLERIEWRADGLELSARRGGAGMRSI